Proteins from one Naumovozyma castellii chromosome 3, complete genome genomic window:
- the MUP3 gene encoding Mup3p (ancestral locus Anc_4.5) has protein sequence MSGCEPLLKKNPLSESSTVFAEDLEVGDYSSIQYSKYGSTPGSFSSLDTLKAEQLRLDVKKILDVPQGRHLGVFSTMVLFISRILGSGIFSVPSKMFVNCGGNMLIFFSIWVLTAILAFAGLYLFLEFGSWIPKSGGKKNFLEQTYKKPGLMMSVTFAGYSVLTGLCLSSSIIFGKYSLDCLGFDKAIVESVWSKVMSIFIVLAIILLHGLSVKRGVWIQNSLGVVKLVLVVIMCLTGLYALFFYEIGNGPDGVIEPVAWNAPLTHFQDQTVLSLSSIASALISSFFCFSGWDSVHAVASEIKNPTRTLKIAGPFSLIICLVCYVMMNMAYLKILTYEEIKQAGPLIGSVLFSKIFGAKIGSKLVSMSIALSAVSNIMVVVYGTSRMNQEIFREGYFPFSDKLVRNWPHDAPLPAILVCGLLTITWIIILPGEGSSFDYLISMEGYGNQLFLLLIALGLFLYRSQHKDLSAPIKANSLGVIGIIIISIYMLIAPFFGNQTVNQVGLLPPYQIMSLIIVNICILFWLLKFVVIPRLFGYKLLPKTLFLNDGLSTIQWTKKYFY, from the coding sequence ATGTCTGGTTGTGAACCTTTACTCAAAAAGAACCCCCTCTCAGAGAGCTCTACCGTCTTCGCGGAAGACCTCGAGGTTGGGGATTACTCCTCCATCcaatattccaaatatggtTCAACACCAGGTTCATTCAGCTCTCTCGATACCTTGAAGGCAGAACAACTGCGACTTGAtgtgaagaagatattagATGTTCCACAAGGTAGGCATTTAGGTGTCTTTTCAACGATGGTATTGTTCATCTCCAGAATTTTAGGATCAGGTATATTTTCCGTACCAAGCAAGATGTTTGTTAACTGTGGTGGGAATATGCTGATATTTTTCTCCATTTGGGTTTTGACTGCTATACTTGCCTTTGCTGGGCTATATCTCTTTTTAGAGTTTGGATCATGGATACCAAAGTCTGGAGGtaagaagaattttctCGAACAAACGTACAAGAAACCTGGCCTAATGATGAGTGTCACATTTGCAGGGTACAGCGTCCTTACAGGATTATGTCTCTCGAGCTCCattatatttggaaaatactCTCTCGATTGTCTAGGCTTTGATAAGGCCATTGTGGAGTCCGTTTGGTCAAAAGTTATGAGTATTTTCATTGTACTTGCAATCATCTTGCTTCATGGTTTATCAGTTAAACGTGGCGTTTGGATTCAAAATAGTCTCGGAGTCGTAAAGCTGGTGTTGGTGGTAATAATGTGCCTTACAGGATTATATGCATTATTCTTCTATGAAATTGGCAATGGTCCTGATGGAGTTATTGAACCTGTCGCATGGAATGCACCTTTAACACACTTTCAAGATCAAACCGTGCTTTCTCTGTCATCCATTGCGTCCGCCTTGATTAGCTCTTTTTTCTGCTTTTCAGGTTGGGATAGTGTCCATGCTGTTGCATCAGAGATTAAGAATCCAACAAGGACATTAAAAATTGCTGGTCCCTTCTCTTTAATTATATGCTTAGTTTGCTATGTTATGATGAATATGGcttatttaaaaattctaACTTACGAGGAAATTAAACAAGCTGGGCCCCTAATTGGATCTGTTTTATTCTCAAAAATCTTTGGGGCTAAAATTGGTAGTAAATTAGTGTCAATGTCCATTGCCTTGTCAGCTGTTTCTAACATTATGGTGGTTGTTTATGGTACTTCTAGAATGAATCAGGAAATATTTAGAGAAGGTTATTTTCCCTTCAGTGACAAATTGGTAAGAAATTGGCCACACGATGCACCTTTGCCAGCAATATTAGTGTGTGGTCTCCTCACAATCACATGGATTATCATTTTACCAGGTGAGGGTTCATcatttgattatttgatttcaaTGGAAGGTTACGGTAATCAATTATTCTTGCTATTGATTGCTCTGGGACTATTTTTATATAGGTCGCAACATAAGGACCTTTCTGCTCCAATAAAGGCTAATTCACTTGGTGTTATTGGAATAATCATAATATCCATTTACATGTTAATTGCCCcattttttggaaatcaAACCGTAAATCAAGTGGGTTTACTTCCACcttatcaaataatgtcACTCATAATAGTTAACATTTGCATTCTTTTTTGGTTGTTAAAGTTTGTCGTTATTCCTCGCCTTTTTGGATACAAACTATTACCCAAGACGCTCTTTTTAAACGATGGACTCAGTACAATTCAATGGaccaaaaaatatttctattgA
- the CBP2 gene encoding Cbp2p (ancestral locus Anc_4.4) — MISKSSKNISPWLSLLFSSIRRQSLDKKLHFKDNIVKLRDLSLKTCTDTLAKEPDLNKVPIYAARNIYSIQLPLLQKMLLTDIILSSKKPASALEFVRVDKMSKTMKNRNIPNWELIAPLFMNPVSPTYREYKEDGDEGSTRYGGISFRLKQTIKLDGKGSKPISLHKVIWPDVIYSYCCRGIGVTEAKFNELDGFVKFINPSNGNRLPIFQVSFVPEGYDAVGLFPQFVEEHLKVFNETDQYKALILSEECLFKDARRIKDLINGEYPSNDRKHTFDDDTPEFNGDVLTLKELYERTVSHKTLWSRRDAMDRRCPADIIRCVLLSNNATVSGIRSEYFKYHVLFNVYIHTLKLTGRLTMDLDGKLWLGRMDWKSWDLHIWKQYLELNKREGPSTIEGVIESKQIFDNFIKELYYYQCITTSEMISKREQFFESSRSILTSLILLNILQHSKWVHLLYPGLSLFMKMNLPPVMDAILDNSLRFPEGVAQEKLFSEGAKLYKIIGTMQSLENECYQNDFSTIRPIKIKDSTALKNWKMIIMTRVRLPKDITEVIKFNTRIYTQFVNTPEEVSQNAFTICVGKQMIDPDTFVYLFRLDSPEDLPSPPRKLIKDTITHLQRTI; from the coding sequence ATGATATCCAAGTCATCGAAGAACATCAGTCCATGGCTGTCGCTGCTTTTCTCCTCGATAAGACGGCAGTCTCTGGATAAGAAGCTCCATTTTAAGGATAACATTGTGAAATTAAGGGATCTGTCCTTGAAGACTTGTACGGATACTTTGGCTAAAGAGCCTGACTTGAATAAGGTCCCCATATACGCAGCTCGAAATATTTACAGTATTCAACTTCCCTTGCTCCAAAAGATGCTACTGACAGATATTATTCTATCATCGAAAAAACCTGCATCGGCATTAGAATTCGTTAGAGTAGATAAAATGTCCAAAACTATGAAAAATCGTAATATACCAAATTGGGAACTGATAGCTCCTTTATTCATGAATCCCGTGTCACCCACTTACCGAGAATACAAAGAAGACGGTGACGAAGGATCAACCCGATACGGTGGAATTTCCTTCCGTCTCAAACAAACCATCAAATTGGATGGTAAGGGAAGTAAACCTATATCATTACATAAAGTTATATGGCCCGATGTGATATATTCTTATTGCTGTAGAGGCATTGGTGTGACAGAGGCCAAATTTAACGAATTGGATGGGTTTGTGAAATTTATAAATCCGTCGAATGGTAACCGATTACCTATTTTTCAAGTATCTTTTGTCCCGGAGGGATATGATGCTGTTGGTCTCTTTCCACAATTTGTAGAAGAGCATTTAAAGGtatttaatgaaacagATCAATATAAGGCGTTGATCCTATCAGAAGAATGTCTCTTCAAAGATGCCAGGAGGATAAAGGACTTAATCAATGGAGAATATCCGTCCAATGACAGGAAGCATACATTCGATGATGATACTCCTGAATTTAATGGAGATGTACTCACTTTGAAAGAGCTTTATGAAAGAACCGTTAGTCACAAAACTTTATGGAGCAGACGGGATGCAATGGATCGTCGATGTCCTGCTGATATCATTCGATGTGttcttttatcaaataatgcAACAGTTTCTGGTATAAGGAGTGAATACTTCAAATATCATGTCCTGTTCAACGTTTACATACACACTTTGAAACTAACGGGGAGATTAACTATGGACTTAGATGGCAAACTTTGGCTAGGACGCATGGACTGGAAATCATGGGACCTGCATATCTGGAAACAgtatttggaattaaacAAACGCGAAGGGCCATCAACCATTGAAGGAGTCATAGAAAGCAAGcaaatttttgataatttcaTAAAGGAGCTGTATTACTATCAATGCATTACCACTTCTGAAATGATATCTAAGAGGGAACAATTTTTTGAGAGTTCAAGATCAATCTTGACGTCACTGATCTTACTTAACATTTTACAACATTCCAAATGGGTGCACTTACTCTACCCAGGGTTGTCATTatttatgaaaatgaatttacCACCTGTAATGGATGCAATATTAGATAATAGTTTGCGCTTTCCTGAAGGTGTTGctcaagaaaaattattctcAGAAGGTGCCAAACTGTACAAAATAATAGGGACTATGCAATCACTGGAAAATGAATGTTACCAGAACGACTTCAGTACCATAAGACCCATCAAGATTAAAGACTCAACagcattgaagaattggaagatgataataatgaccCGAGTACGCTTACCCAAGGATATTACGGaagttattaaatttaacaCCAGGATATATACTCAGTTTGTGAATACCCCCGAAGAGGTCAGCCAAAACGCGTTCACCATTTGTGTTGGCAAGCAAATGATTGACCCAGACACTTTTGTGTATCTCTTCAGGTTGGACAGCCCAGAGGACTTGCCCTCACCACCGAGGAAATTAATCAAGGACACCATCACCCATCTGCAACGAACCATCTAA
- the COF1 gene encoding cofilin (ancestral locus Anc_4.2): MSRSGVAVADESLTAFNDLKLGKKYKFILFGLNDQKTEIVVKETSTDQSYDAFLEKLPEDDCLYVVYDFEYEISGTEGKRSKIVFFTWSPDTAPVRSKMVYASSKDALRRALNGVSADIQGTDFSEVSYENVLETVSRGAGSH, from the exons ATGTCAAGATCTGG TGTTGCTGTCGCAGACGAATCTTTAACCGCCTTCAACGACTTGAAATTAGGTAAGAAGTACAAGTTTATCTTGTTCGGTTTGAATGACCAAAAGACTGAAATTGTCGTTAAGGAAACTTCTACTGACCAATCTTACGATGCTTTCTTAGAAAAATTACCAGAAGATGACTGTTTATATGTTGTGTACgattttgaatatgaaaTTAGTGGCACTGAAGGTAAGAGATCTAAGATTGTTTTCTTCACTTGGTCTCCAGATACCGCTCCAGTTAGATCTAAGATGGTTTATGCATCCTCTAAGGATGCTTTAAGAAGAGCCTTGAATGGTGTCTCAGCAGACATTCAAGGTACTGACTTCTCTGAAGTCTCTTACGAAAATGTCCTAGAAACTGTTAGCAGAGGTGCCGGTTCTCATTAA
- the EFM1 gene encoding protein-lysine N-methyltransferase (ancestral locus Anc_4.1): MSSESKLQTFLDWSVNNGSRIDERLQFKWTSSAGVTCYAQKTIGIETKPLISVPKKLLITNELARKHFTFMDKQLPTSNLNALTQLYLSHLKFNLDTSDKERDFFQPYLDILPLHMNQPYFWSSNELELLHGTDIFLKIKQNFSSLLEEFTELATILHIDVEDIPTSETVFTYIETHLNNLHSGNIQWNSFMAYLWSSSIFTSRAFPQLLIEPTIAREESSLAFLYPVVDLLNHKNDTNVKWEFEKDEERADFIFNETLKANDELFNNYGDKSKEELLLGYGFIPEDINPYDTSSLTLRLDENHISQARLLAKLPDVNLAADNCVQFSLSIKEPVPDSLFRLFGYLSKLKSENTLTSRSILEGSDELLTILTSKLDQLKNKGAISNSSKNCSPEIIRMVKNYFNSQRRIFQASIDFLPRFQKTILKKCAKECLSFKTIYKMDKRFSNSLLLSFGVVNFEDLIKKGYLKQALLLWIVRISNKDEYKDDNKFLNSSFHFLGIAECFQDVSSSIVIEKKDVMEYMSFYKSLFPMLGEKIPEVFDKGNWGLKQFIIADTVLDRLVWIRKLNQEPIFLKKQHLQL; encoded by the coding sequence ATGTCATCAGAAAGCAAGCTACAGACCTTTCTCGATTGGAGTGTCAACAATGGTTCCAGAATTGACGAAAGACTTCAATTCAAATGGACTAGTTCCGCAGGTGTAACGTGCTATGCTCAAAAGACTATTGGTATCGAAACAAAGCCCTTGATATCCGTTCCTAAGAAACTATTGATTACAAATGAATTAGCAAGAAAGCATTTCACCTTCATGGATAAACAACTTCCAACATCAAATCTGAATGCGCTCACCCAACTATATTTATCACatttaaaatttaatttagaTACGTCAGACAAAGAGAGAGATTTTTTCCAACCATATTTGGACATTTTACCATTGCATATGAATCAACCTTACTTTTGGTCATCAAATGAGCTGGAATTGTTGCATGGGACTGATATTTTCTTAAagataaaacaaaatttctcttctttaCTTGAAGAGTTCACAGAGTTAGCTACTATACTGCATATTGATGTTGAAGATATACCTACTAGTGAGACAGTATTTACATATATTGAGACCCATTTAAATAACTTGCATTCAGGGAATATCCAATGGAACAGTTTTATGGCTTATTTGTGGAGTTCTTCTATTTTTACATCTAGGGCATTCCCTCAACTTTTAATAGAACCTACCATAGCTAGAGAGGAAAGTTCTTTGGCATTTCTATATCCAGTTGTTGATCTTTTGAACCATAAAAATGATACCAACGTGAAATgggaatttgaaaaagatgaagagagAGCTGattttatcttcaatgaaactttgaaagCTAATGATGAGTTATTCAACAATTATGGGGACaaatccaaagaagaattgttaTTGGGATATGGATTCATCCCTGAAGATATCAACCCATATGATACTAGCAGTTTGACATTGAGACTAGACGAAAACCATATTTCACAAGCTCGACTACTGGCAAAATTACCTGACGTCAACCTTGCTGCGGACAATTGTGTTCAATTCTCACTGTCCATTAAGGAACCAGTACCTGATTCCCTATTTAGATTATTTGGTTACTTGAGTAAATTGAAATCTGAAAACACTTTAACCTCTAGAAGTATTCTTGAAGGCTcagatgaattattaacAATATTAACAAGTAAACTGGACcaactgaaaaataaaggtgccatttcaaattcttcaaaaaattgtAGTCcagaaattattagaatgGTTAAAAACTATTTTAATTcacaaagaagaatattcCAAGCCTCTATCGATTTTTTACCAAGGTTTCAAAAGACTATCTTGAAAAAATGTGCCAAGGAATGTCTCTCCTTCAAGACAATTTACAAGATGGACAaaagattttcaaatagTCTGTTGCTTTCTTTTGGTGTTGTTAATTTTGAAGACTTAATTAAGAAGGGTTATTTGAAGCAGGCATTACTATTGTGGATTGTTAGAATTTctaataaagatgaatacaaagatgataataagTTCTTGAATTCgtcatttcattttctagGTATTGCTGAATGTTTCCAAGATGTTAGTTCTTCCATAGTTATCGAAAAAAAAGATGTGATGGAATACATGAGTTTTTATAAGAGTTTATTCCCAATGTTGGGCGAAAAGATTCCAGAAGTGTTTGATAAAGGTAATTGGGGTCTAAAACAATTCATTATTGCTGATACTGTTCTCGATAGATTAGTATGGATCagaaaattaaatcaagaGCCTATTTTCCTAAAGAAGCAACATTTACAGTTATAA
- the NCAS0C05980 gene encoding SDR family oxidoreductase — translation MLSWKTIKSRRPIFKSCNFQLNMCLILHTTILHIYYTSSIIMAANQETVFVSGCNGFVATRITVDLLKAGYKVIGSVRSQDEIDQFIPHFKPTDALTLVIVEDISVLGSFDEVFKQYGKEIKYVLHTASPFIIDTTEYVKDLLIPAVNGTQAILEAIKKYAADSVERVVITSSFAAQAGPKQWYDNSLTITEESWNPSTWDDCQVDGMTAYCASKVFAEKEAWKFLKDNESQVKFKITTINPGFVYGPQTFFDPKKKIMNTSSQIINHIVHSKKETDINEIFGPFVDVRDISKGHILAFQKKELIGKRLSMVSGMFSSQGVLDIVNEDFPQLKGKIPVGKPGTDATLIAKHCTVINDETKKLLGFEFIDLKQCIDDTVKQILEYETI, via the coding sequence ATGTTATCTTGGAAAACTATAAAAAGTCGACGTCCCATTTTTAAATCTTGCAACTTTCAATTGAACATGTGTCTCATTCTTCACACAACAATCTTGCATATATACTACACATCATCAATTATAATGGCTGCTAATCAGGAAACAGTTTTCGTCTCAGGTTGTAACGGTTTCGTTGCAACTCGTATAACCGTCGATTTATTAAAGGCGGGCTATAAAGTTATAGGTTCTGTCAGATCTCAAGATGAGATCGATCAATTCATTCCTCACTTCAAACCTACTGATGCCTTGACTTTGGTCATTGTGGAAGACATATCTGTTTTAGGTTCATTTGATGAAGTCTTCAAGCAATATGGTAAGGAGATCAAATATGTCTTACATACCGCCTCACCATTCATTATTGATACTACCGAGTACGTAAAGGATCTTTTGATTCCAGCTGTAAACGGTACCCAAGCTATCTTGGAGGCTATTAAGAAGTATGCTGCTGACTCTGTGGAACGTGTAGTGATTACCTCTTCGTTTGCGGCTCAAGCTGGTCCAAAACAATGGTATGACAATAGTTTAACCATTACTGAGGAATCATGGAACCCAAGCACTTGGGATGATTGTCAAGTTGACGGGATGACAGCATATTGTGCTTCAAAAGTATTTGCCGAAAAGGAAGCATGGAAGTTCTTGAAAGATAATGAATCTCAAGTTAAGTTCAAGATAACTACAATTAATCCAGGTTTTGTTTATGGTCCACAAACTTTCTTCGAcccaaagaagaaaattatgAACACTTCTTCtcaaattattaatcaTATTGTTCATTCTAAAAAGGAAACTGACATCAATGAAATCTTTGGTCCATTTGTGGATGTTCGTGATATTTCTAAAGGTCACATCTTAGCCTTCCAAAAGAAGGAACTTATCGGTAAGAGGTTATCTATGGTTAGTGGTATGTTCTCTTCTCAAGGTGTCTTAGACATTGTTAATGAAGATTTCCCACAAttgaaaggaaaaattcCAGTCGGTAAACCAGGTACCGATGCTACTTTAATTGCCAAGCATTGTACTGTTATCAATGACGAAACTAAGAAGTTGCTAggttttgaatttattgatttgaagCAATGTATCGATGATACCGTCAAAcaaattttggaatatgaAACGATCTAA